A DNA window from Porphyromonas gingivalis ATCC 33277 contains the following coding sequences:
- a CDS encoding DUF6078 family protein has product MENNSCYTPLCPRRETCTLWLNALASIDKGATQLCITNPKIIEEAGGYDHCPLYHEHKLRQFARGLIWTYREITVAQLEEIHAALISHFGYSTTVRMRCGYEAIGPEEQATIAGLFESLAPGVEPRYKSFEEHYIKPPRIEGKAARKLLK; this is encoded by the coding sequence ATGGAGAATAATAGTTGCTATACCCCTCTTTGCCCTCGGCGAGAGACCTGCACGCTGTGGCTCAATGCCCTCGCAAGCATCGACAAAGGAGCTACACAGCTCTGCATCACGAACCCCAAGATCATCGAAGAGGCGGGGGGCTACGACCATTGCCCCCTCTATCACGAGCACAAGCTCAGACAATTTGCTCGGGGTTTGATTTGGACGTATCGGGAGATAACCGTCGCCCAACTGGAGGAAATTCATGCCGCCCTCATCAGCCACTTCGGATATAGCACGACGGTACGCATGCGCTGTGGTTACGAAGCCATCGGCCCGGAGGAACAAGCCACCATTGCAGGCCTCTTTGAGTCGCTGGCTCCCGGGGTCGAGCCTCGATACAAGAGCTTCGAAGAGCATTATATCAAGCCTCCGCGAATCGAGGGTAAAGCAGCGCGCAAACTACTCAAATGA
- a CDS encoding tryptophanase has protein sequence MELPFSESYRIKMVESIRKSTREEREQWIKEAHYNLFLLKSDYVFIDLLTDSGTGAMSDRQWSAMMLGDESYAGARSYYNMKNAIHDILGFDYFLPTHQGRAAENVLFSTIVKEGDVLPGNSHFDTTKGHIEYRRAFAPDCTIDEAADTQIELPFKGNMDLNKLEKILKETPKEKIPCVVLTITNNTAGGQPVSMKNIREVSELTHRYGIRLLIDSARFAENAYFIKTREAGYENKSIKEIVKEIYSYADMMTMSSKKDAIVNMGGFVAFKDEELFKRCQMFCIMNEGFITYGGMSGRDMNALAQGLDEGTDFDTLETRIKQVEYLGKKLDEYGIPYQRPAGGHAIFLDAKKILTNVPKEEFIAQTLGVELYLEAGIRGVEIGSILADRDPVTKENRYPRLELLRLAIPRRTYTNNHMDVIAAAVKNVYDRRESITRGYVITYENPIMRHFTVELEKAK, from the coding sequence ATGGAATTACCTTTTTCAGAATCCTACCGCATTAAAATGGTAGAGTCTATCCGCAAGAGTACGCGTGAAGAACGCGAGCAGTGGATCAAGGAAGCCCATTACAATCTCTTCCTCCTCAAGAGCGACTATGTATTTATCGATTTGCTCACTGATTCCGGCACAGGTGCTATGAGCGACCGCCAATGGTCTGCCATGATGCTCGGCGATGAGAGCTATGCAGGTGCACGCTCATACTATAATATGAAGAATGCCATTCACGACATTCTGGGCTTCGACTACTTCCTCCCCACTCATCAGGGTCGTGCTGCCGAAAATGTACTTTTCTCCACTATCGTGAAAGAAGGCGATGTACTGCCCGGCAACTCTCACTTCGACACGACTAAAGGGCATATTGAATACCGTCGCGCATTTGCCCCTGACTGCACCATCGACGAAGCTGCCGATACGCAGATCGAGCTTCCGTTCAAGGGCAATATGGATCTGAACAAGTTAGAGAAAATACTGAAAGAGACTCCTAAGGAAAAGATCCCTTGCGTAGTGCTCACGATCACGAACAACACAGCCGGAGGGCAGCCTGTTTCTATGAAGAATATACGTGAAGTGAGCGAGCTGACACATCGTTATGGTATTCGCCTGCTGATCGACTCTGCACGCTTTGCTGAAAATGCCTACTTCATCAAGACCCGCGAAGCCGGCTATGAAAATAAGAGCATCAAGGAAATCGTGAAGGAAATCTATTCGTATGCCGATATGATGACCATGTCCAGCAAGAAAGACGCTATCGTGAATATGGGTGGTTTCGTGGCATTCAAGGATGAAGAGCTCTTCAAGCGTTGCCAGATGTTCTGTATCATGAACGAAGGCTTTATTACTTACGGTGGTATGAGCGGTCGTGATATGAATGCTCTGGCACAAGGCCTGGACGAAGGTACCGACTTCGATACGCTTGAGACTCGTATCAAACAGGTGGAATATCTGGGCAAAAAGTTGGACGAATATGGTATTCCCTACCAGCGTCCTGCCGGCGGACACGCCATTTTCCTTGATGCTAAGAAGATCCTTACAAATGTGCCGAAAGAAGAGTTCATCGCTCAGACTTTGGGCGTTGAACTATATTTGGAAGCCGGCATCCGTGGTGTTGAGATCGGTTCTATCCTTGCAGACCGTGATCCCGTGACGAAGGAGAACCGCTATCCGCGTCTCGAGCTCCTGCGTCTGGCTATTCCGCGTCGTACTTATACGAACAACCACATGGATGTTATCGCTGCTGCGGTAAAGAATGTATACGACCGTCGCGAAAGCATTACACGTGGCTATGTGATTACATATGAGAATCCGATCATGCGTCACTTCACCGTTGAGCTGGAAAAAGCCAAGTAA
- a CDS encoding helix-turn-helix transcriptional regulator, translating into MATINRIKAVLAEKQLTSKWLAEQLGKSENTISKWCSNKVQPSLENLVGIAKILDVDVRELIMSTKESR; encoded by the coding sequence ATGGCGACAATAAATAGAATAAAAGCTGTGCTGGCAGAGAAACAATTGACCAGTAAATGGCTTGCCGAGCAATTGGGGAAATCAGAAAACACTATTTCTAAGTGGTGTTCTAATAAGGTACAGCCCTCTTTGGAAAACCTCGTTGGGATCGCCAAAATACTCGACGTTGATGTTCGGGAGCTAATTATGTCGACCAAAGAGTCTCGATAA
- a CDS encoding endonuclease/exonuclease/phosphatase family protein, which translates to MSRLQEMSEKKKKKARGRIGTLLHSVSVIINLGITSCYLLAALSPFISPATITISAFFGLAFPFFLAAQVGMVIYWVLRGKIVWFIGNALLLLFTWGTIDTYIPLHRKVKESSIPQSRIKVMTYNVKGFDFRAHNSEDPNPILKYIKGSGADIVCLQEAVLSRKSNSRYVGLRTFKKYLPEYRYMELSHAREDRKGSGLMLLSKYPILDVHRIPYESAFNGSTAYTVDIQGRKVLVVNNHLESFRLTMADGTEYLKMVREGEAAALSRMMTAKMGPAYALRAVQADSVSHYIRCSESEHVIVCGDFNDTPISYARHKIASGLKDAYSDTGRGPGFTFNQGAFKVRIDHILYSSGFLAYNCTVDKSVHASDHFPVWCYLVFK; encoded by the coding sequence ATGAGTCGTCTGCAAGAGATGAGTGAAAAAAAGAAGAAGAAAGCAAGGGGCAGAATTGGAACATTGCTCCATTCTGTTTCGGTAATTATCAATCTGGGGATTACGTCCTGTTATCTCTTGGCTGCCTTGTCGCCATTCATATCTCCGGCAACAATTACGATATCTGCTTTCTTCGGTTTGGCTTTCCCGTTCTTCCTTGCTGCTCAGGTCGGGATGGTTATATATTGGGTACTGCGAGGCAAGATTGTTTGGTTTATAGGAAATGCCCTTTTGTTGCTTTTCACATGGGGCACCATCGACACTTATATACCGCTGCATCGAAAGGTAAAAGAGTCCTCGATTCCGCAGTCGCGTATCAAGGTGATGACCTATAACGTCAAGGGATTCGATTTTCGTGCTCACAATTCTGAGGATCCGAATCCTATTCTCAAATATATCAAAGGAAGTGGAGCCGATATCGTATGCTTGCAGGAGGCAGTACTGAGTCGGAAAAGCAACTCTCGCTATGTGGGGCTACGTACTTTCAAGAAATATCTTCCCGAATATCGCTACATGGAACTGTCGCATGCTCGAGAAGATAGAAAAGGCAGCGGCCTTATGCTTCTGTCCAAATATCCCATTCTCGATGTGCACCGCATCCCATACGAGTCCGCATTCAATGGCTCCACAGCCTACACCGTTGATATACAGGGGCGAAAAGTCCTTGTCGTGAACAATCACTTGGAAAGTTTCCGCCTGACAATGGCAGATGGGACGGAATATCTGAAAATGGTGCGGGAAGGGGAGGCAGCGGCTCTCAGTCGGATGATGACGGCCAAGATGGGGCCGGCCTATGCTCTGCGTGCCGTTCAGGCTGATTCAGTGAGCCATTATATCCGGTGCTCGGAATCTGAGCACGTGATCGTATGCGGTGACTTTAACGATACCCCCATATCATATGCTCGCCATAAAATAGCATCGGGCCTGAAAGATGCGTATTCCGATACGGGGCGTGGCCCGGGCTTTACTTTTAATCAGGGGGCTTTCAAGGTACGTATCGATCATATCCTCTATTCTTCAGGTTTTCTGGCATATAACTGTACGGTAGACAAGTCGGTCCATGCTTCGGATCACTTTCCGGTTTGGTGCTACCTGGTCTTCAAATAG
- a CDS encoding IS982-like element IS195 family transposase: MKTNIVDVFCIIDDFSKLFDEAIKKKTLEEEDKKRRNRKFKMSDSEVMTILILFHLSRYRDLKAFYLQYITHSCRSEFPHLVSYNRFVELQSRVGFKLIAFLNMCCLGQCTGISFIDSTPLKACHIKRAHGHRTMRGWAQKGKSTMGWFYGFKLHIVINDRGEIINYQITPGNCDDREPLKDGTFTKNLFGKLIADRGYISQNLFDRLFVDDIHMITKIKKNMKNSLMHLYDKVLLRKRALIETVNDMLKNVCQIEHTRHRSVNNFVTNLISGIIAYNILPKKPELNIEIIRNPNFPISA, from the coding sequence ATGAAGACAAATATAGTTGATGTTTTTTGCATCATAGATGATTTCTCCAAGCTTTTTGATGAAGCAATCAAGAAAAAGACCCTCGAAGAGGAAGACAAAAAACGCAGGAATAGAAAGTTTAAGATGTCGGACAGTGAGGTCATGACCATCCTGATCCTGTTTCATCTGTCAAGATACCGAGATTTGAAAGCTTTTTATCTTCAATACATCACCCATTCTTGTCGATCCGAGTTCCCACATCTTGTCTCTTATAATCGCTTTGTGGAGCTGCAAAGCAGGGTAGGTTTCAAGCTGATAGCATTTCTCAATATGTGTTGTTTGGGTCAATGTACAGGCATCTCTTTCATCGATTCCACCCCACTGAAGGCTTGTCATATCAAACGAGCTCATGGGCATAGGACAATGAGGGGATGGGCTCAAAAAGGCAAAAGCACCATGGGTTGGTTTTATGGATTCAAGCTACATATTGTTATCAACGACAGGGGTGAAATCATCAACTATCAAATCACACCGGGCAATTGTGATGACAGAGAACCTCTGAAAGACGGAACATTCACCAAGAATCTTTTTGGCAAACTCATTGCCGATAGAGGCTACATTTCCCAAAACCTTTTTGACCGGCTCTTTGTCGATGACATCCACATGATAACCAAAATCAAAAAGAACATGAAGAACTCCCTGATGCATCTATATGACAAAGTTTTATTGAGAAAGAGAGCCTTGATCGAAACGGTCAATGATATGCTCAAAAATGTCTGTCAGATAGAGCACACGAGACATCGCAGTGTCAACAATTTTGTCACCAACCTGATCTCCGGTATCATCGCTTACAACATCCTGCCTAAAAAGCCTGAACTCAATATTGAAATCATCAGAAACCCTAACTTTCCTATTTCCGCTTAG
- a CDS encoding rhomboid family intramembrane serine protease produces MNSFRERNYQFAPPVTQNLIIINAIFLFATYVLEARFNIDLNDTMGLHYFQADSFNPIQFVSYMFLHDGLSHLFFNMFSLWMFGRLIEQFWGAKRFLIFYVICGLTAALAQQIVWAVDLMPIVNSPAEFVRFPEGTEMLKSAFLNLPTTVGASGAVFGLLLAFGMLFPNGEIYLFFIPIPIKAKWFVIIYGLVELFLGVAPMAGGSNIAHFAHLGGMIGGIILILLWRRKGEIDGPYN; encoded by the coding sequence ATGAATAGCTTTAGAGAAAGGAATTATCAGTTTGCTCCACCCGTAACGCAGAACCTGATCATCATCAATGCGATATTCCTGTTCGCGACTTACGTACTTGAGGCACGATTCAATATCGATCTGAACGATACCATGGGGCTGCATTATTTTCAGGCAGACAGTTTCAATCCCATACAGTTCGTTTCCTATATGTTCTTACATGATGGCCTCTCGCATCTCTTCTTCAATATGTTTTCCCTATGGATGTTCGGACGGCTGATAGAGCAGTTTTGGGGGGCGAAGCGTTTCCTCATCTTCTATGTTATTTGTGGTCTTACGGCTGCATTGGCACAGCAGATCGTATGGGCTGTGGATCTGATGCCCATCGTGAACAGTCCGGCCGAGTTTGTTCGCTTTCCGGAGGGTACGGAGATGCTCAAGAGTGCTTTCCTCAATTTGCCAACGACGGTCGGTGCCTCCGGAGCCGTATTCGGGTTGCTATTGGCCTTCGGGATGCTCTTCCCCAATGGTGAGATCTACCTTTTCTTTATCCCCATTCCCATCAAAGCCAAGTGGTTTGTTATTATATACGGCCTTGTAGAGCTGTTCCTTGGTGTTGCACCGATGGCAGGTGGTAGCAACATCGCTCACTTTGCTCATTTGGGTGGTATGATAGGAGGTATTATACTCATTCTCCTCTGGCGCAGGAAAGGAGAGATCGATGGACCTTACAATTAG
- a CDS encoding SNF2-related protein translates to MKQPKISWPQAKYIATDLVRRRASSDPDSFTQTLQDARVDLNPHQVESALFAFRSPLSGGAILADEVGLGKTIEAGIILSQKWAERKRHLVIIAPANLRKQWVEELEEKFYLPAFILDRKVMDQLLANPEVVNPFETDRIVVCSYDFARRQERYLRLAQLDLVVLDEAHRLRNVYRPDNQTGNILRSALVGKKKILLTATPLQNSLLELYGLTSFIDEYAFGDLKSFKSRYNGNLSEIDYAQLKKRLAPLCHRTLRRQVLEYIRYTSRIPMLHEFFPSTEEAELYNLVTEFLQRDRLVSMRSSQRALTTLVLRKLLASSSYAIGGTLQTIIQRIDAQVAAEDDSLEFADYESWETMMDEIPDAEETWRTEQGSLSPEDLRLLGEERAWLQRCLDLAKRIRSNSKAEQLLIALESGFTKLSELGANRKALIFTESRRTQEFLLRLLSERGYEGQVMTFSGTNNDARSTRILRRWREANQDTGLVTGVKEADMRAALVDEFRHRATIMIATEAAAEGINLQFCSLVVNYDLPWNPQRIEQRIGRCHRYGQRHDVVVINFLNKSNAADRRVYELLDEKFRLFDGVFGASDEVLGSISSGTDFEQRIAHIYQTCRSEDEIQAAFDQLKAELSPEIDERMQQTRTALLENFDDEVRARLRDSEGNSRRLLRRYEERLWMLTQYILRKKATFSPTDYSFVLREPITDISDTGPYYMLETSAENKSSETEQHGGVLYRGNHPLAQYTITEAKNIEATPTDTLILDYSRSGKRITPLAELVGQEGYLSVDLLSVETAETIDHWAVAMITEYGKVIPSELIEHIWSIPGSVELTDTAIPAKFIDQLEQIKSTQISETTEQAKKEALRLFDEQVDKLDTWAEDMKLGLEREIQDLSQTIRLMKSEARKADSIEARLAAQREIKASEALLKRKRADLFAEHDRIEEQKDRLTDNLEQLLSLRSEKQSLFTLRWHII, encoded by the coding sequence ATGAAGCAACCCAAAATATCCTGGCCTCAAGCTAAATATATAGCCACAGACCTTGTTCGTCGGAGGGCAAGCTCAGACCCTGATTCATTTACTCAGACACTGCAAGATGCTCGTGTAGACCTTAATCCGCACCAAGTGGAGAGTGCTCTGTTTGCTTTTCGCTCACCTCTCTCCGGAGGGGCAATTCTTGCCGACGAGGTGGGACTAGGCAAGACGATAGAGGCGGGCATCATTCTGTCGCAGAAATGGGCAGAGCGCAAGAGGCATTTGGTCATCATTGCTCCTGCCAACCTGCGCAAGCAGTGGGTAGAAGAGCTCGAGGAGAAGTTCTATCTACCTGCATTCATCTTGGACAGGAAGGTAATGGATCAGCTCTTGGCCAATCCTGAGGTTGTCAATCCCTTTGAGACTGATCGAATAGTGGTTTGCTCCTACGACTTTGCTCGTCGTCAAGAGCGTTACCTACGCTTGGCTCAGTTGGATCTTGTTGTTTTGGACGAAGCGCATCGCCTGCGCAATGTTTACCGTCCAGACAATCAGACGGGCAATATCTTGAGGAGCGCACTTGTCGGCAAAAAGAAGATCCTTCTGACTGCGACACCGCTACAAAATAGTTTGCTCGAGCTGTATGGCCTCACCAGCTTTATCGACGAATACGCTTTTGGCGATCTAAAAAGTTTCAAGTCGCGCTACAATGGCAATCTCTCGGAGATTGACTATGCGCAACTAAAAAAACGATTGGCTCCACTGTGCCATCGCACCTTGCGCCGACAGGTCTTGGAATACATCAGATATACCTCTCGCATACCGATGCTTCACGAGTTCTTCCCCAGTACCGAAGAAGCAGAATTGTACAATTTGGTTACAGAGTTTCTCCAGCGAGATCGGCTTGTGTCGATGCGCAGTAGCCAGCGAGCCTTGACCACCCTTGTACTGCGCAAACTATTGGCCTCCTCGTCCTATGCTATCGGTGGGACATTGCAAACCATCATACAGCGTATAGACGCCCAAGTAGCGGCCGAAGACGACTCTCTAGAGTTTGCCGACTATGAGAGTTGGGAGACGATGATGGACGAAATCCCCGACGCCGAAGAGACCTGGAGGACAGAGCAGGGGAGCCTAAGTCCCGAGGACTTGAGACTGCTGGGAGAGGAGCGAGCATGGTTACAACGCTGTCTGGACTTGGCCAAGCGCATCAGGAGCAACAGCAAAGCCGAACAGCTACTCATTGCCCTGGAGAGTGGTTTCACCAAGCTCTCTGAGCTGGGAGCCAATCGCAAGGCTCTCATCTTCACCGAGAGCCGTCGCACACAGGAGTTCCTCTTGCGCCTGCTGAGCGAGCGGGGATACGAAGGGCAGGTGATGACCTTTAGTGGGACGAACAATGATGCTCGAAGCACAAGAATACTCCGCAGGTGGAGGGAGGCTAACCAGGATACTGGGCTAGTAACGGGGGTCAAAGAGGCTGATATGCGGGCGGCTTTGGTCGATGAGTTTCGACACCGTGCCACGATCATGATTGCGACCGAAGCGGCTGCCGAGGGCATCAATCTTCAGTTCTGCTCCTTGGTGGTCAATTACGACCTGCCCTGGAACCCTCAGCGCATCGAGCAGCGCATCGGACGTTGCCACCGTTATGGTCAGCGGCACGATGTGGTAGTCATCAATTTCTTGAACAAGAGCAACGCTGCAGACCGTCGTGTATACGAACTCTTGGACGAGAAATTCCGTCTCTTCGATGGCGTCTTCGGGGCGAGCGACGAGGTACTGGGGAGCATCAGTTCGGGGACAGACTTTGAGCAACGCATCGCCCACATCTACCAAACCTGTCGTAGCGAAGACGAGATACAGGCGGCTTTTGACCAGCTCAAAGCCGAGCTGAGTCCCGAGATCGATGAGCGCATGCAGCAAACACGCACCGCGCTTTTGGAAAACTTCGACGACGAGGTACGCGCTCGACTGCGCGATAGCGAGGGCAACAGCCGTCGATTGTTGCGCCGCTATGAAGAGAGACTTTGGATGCTGACCCAGTACATCTTGCGCAAGAAGGCGACCTTCTCCCCCACGGACTATAGTTTCGTCCTACGAGAGCCTATTACAGACATATCCGACACGGGGCCTTACTATATGCTCGAGACTTCTGCCGAAAACAAGAGCAGCGAGACGGAGCAGCACGGAGGAGTACTCTATCGGGGCAACCACCCTCTGGCACAATACACCATCACAGAAGCCAAAAACATCGAAGCGACGCCCACAGACACGCTCATCTTGGATTACAGTCGCTCGGGCAAGCGAATAACGCCTTTGGCTGAGCTTGTGGGGCAAGAGGGATACCTGTCGGTAGATTTACTTTCGGTAGAGACCGCCGAGACCATCGATCACTGGGCAGTGGCGATGATCACCGAGTATGGCAAAGTCATTCCCTCCGAACTCATCGAGCATATATGGTCTATACCCGGCAGTGTAGAACTTACAGACACAGCCATCCCAGCTAAGTTTATAGACCAACTGGAGCAAATCAAGAGCACTCAAATCAGTGAAACCACCGAGCAAGCCAAAAAGGAGGCATTGCGTCTCTTCGATGAGCAGGTAGATAAATTGGATACCTGGGCAGAAGATATGAAGCTGGGCTTGGAGCGAGAGATACAAGACCTTAGTCAGACCATACGTCTCATGAAGAGCGAGGCACGCAAGGCAGACAGCATCGAAGCCCGCTTAGCGGCACAACGAGAAATCAAAGCGAGCGAAGCTCTGCTCAAACGCAAGCGGGCAGACCTCTTTGCCGAACACGACCGCATAGAAGAGCAGAAAGACCGCCTCACCGACAATCTCGAGCAGTTGCTCTCGTTGCGTTCGGAGAAACAAAGCCTCTTTACTCTGAGGTGGCACATCATATAA
- a CDS encoding rhomboid family intramembrane serine protease, with amino-acid sequence MDLTIRELRQRLRLADMNTRLMVFTVLISLFVWLLHAFLSLLGADPYIVERWLWLAPDLYTFSRHPWTLFTYIWLHSDLWHLFFNMLWLYWFGQLFLRYQNPRRLVSVYLLGGLAGGFLYVLAVLLADAFSLGLSHFPLIGASASVMAIVFGVAFYARWERVNLLFIGRIKLTTLALILFVLDVLLLTGDNFGGHVAHIGGAAFGVWFALSLARGKDITVWFQRLLDRMTDFFSSLSGRRKVCSKPRFRVGRTANPAAKKSGTDPKIRETKTSIDEILDKIRISGYASLTAEEKRHLFDQSKRL; translated from the coding sequence ATGGACCTTACAATTAGAGAACTGCGCCAACGCCTGAGATTGGCTGATATGAATACTCGTTTGATGGTATTCACGGTCTTGATCTCCTTGTTCGTTTGGCTTTTGCATGCCTTTCTGTCTCTTTTGGGTGCCGATCCGTATATCGTGGAGCGGTGGCTTTGGTTGGCTCCCGATTTATATACCTTTTCGAGACATCCGTGGACGCTATTCACGTACATATGGCTGCACTCGGATCTATGGCATCTTTTCTTCAATATGCTGTGGCTCTATTGGTTCGGACAGCTTTTCCTGCGCTATCAGAATCCCAGAAGGCTGGTCAGTGTCTATCTGCTTGGCGGATTGGCCGGAGGATTCCTCTATGTATTGGCAGTCTTGCTCGCTGACGCCTTTTCATTGGGTTTGTCTCATTTTCCCCTGATCGGAGCTTCTGCCAGCGTGATGGCCATTGTCTTCGGAGTGGCTTTTTATGCTCGCTGGGAGCGAGTGAATCTGTTATTCATAGGTCGGATCAAGCTGACGACATTGGCTCTCATCCTTTTTGTATTGGATGTATTGCTATTGACGGGGGATAACTTCGGTGGTCACGTGGCACATATCGGAGGAGCGGCTTTCGGAGTCTGGTTTGCCCTTTCATTGGCCCGAGGCAAGGACATCACGGTTTGGTTTCAGCGACTGCTCGATCGCATGACCGACTTTTTCAGCTCGCTCTCCGGCCGAAGAAAAGTATGCTCGAAGCCTCGTTTTCGAGTAGGAAGAACGGCCAATCCGGCTGCTAAAAAGAGTGGAACGGATCCCAAAATACGAGAAACAAAGACTTCCATCGATGAGATCCTCGATAAAATTCGTATATCGGGATATGCATCATTGACTGCCGAAGAGAAGCGTCATCTCTTCGACCAAAGCAAGCGTTTATGA